The proteins below come from a single Triticum aestivum cultivar Chinese Spring chromosome 5D, IWGSC CS RefSeq v2.1, whole genome shotgun sequence genomic window:
- the LOC123124647 gene encoding collagen alpha-1(I) chain-like: protein MAPPQPGGSDRRPPPLGLRGLSRVAFQPRSPPPGAVPPPPPLGLTGRALMPAFSIGTARSEPHPPPTTLPRQRVGLARPSRPPAPNEAGSSNWSVSIGGAVAGSGEMVRSSFVGFSLVNGGGGISFGSGGSESMGFTFSSGAGGIRIRDGSSRAATIEGTGFGLAGQNGQEMTNGDTPTIGYRGVGYNPNFAHADEYPPSQEHVQIQKEPIDLNVMSNKETRTHYRTDDKRHIYSEILARNGGGNRLKHGVSKAVALACECPRRIVQRVWQQAKNGGGITGVKNNRKLKSGRKKINLNIDALEAIPPGERTTLEQVAGHLNLSTTTVWRRLKMKEI, encoded by the exons ATGGCGCCGCCACAGCCAGGGGGATCAgatcgccggcctcctcctcttggcCTCCGTGGGCTTTCGCGGGTGGCTTTCCAACCTAGATCGCCGCCACCAGGAgcagttcctcctcctcctcctcttggtcTCACTGGACGCGCGTTGATGCCAGCTTTCTCCATTGGCACCGCTCGCTCGGAGCCGCATCCTCCTCCAACGACATTGCCTCGACAGCGCGTCGGCCTCGCACGCCCATCTCGTCCTCCGGCACCTAACGAGGCCGGTTCCTCGAACTGGAGTGTCTCCATTGGCGGAGCCGTGGCAGGTAGCGGAGAGATGGTAAGATCTTCGTTCGTGGGGTTTAGCCTCGTCAATGGTGGCGGCGGGATCTCGTTCGGCAGTGGCGGCAGTGAGTCCATGGGCTTCACTTTCAGTTCCGGCGCCGGTGGCATACGGATCAGAGATGGATCCTCCCGTGCTGCCACCATAGAag GAACTGGGTTCGGCCTTGCTGGACAGAATGGGCAGGAGATGACCAACGGAGACACTCCAACAATTGGCTACCGAGGGGTTGGATACAACCCAAATTTTGCCCATGCCGACGAATACCCTCCTAGTCAAGAGCATGTTCAAATCCAAAAAGAACCTATCGATTTGA ATGTTAtgtcgaacaaggagacaagaacGCACTACCGTACAGATGATAAGCGACACATATATTCTGAGATCCTTGCCCGTAATGGTGGGGGTAATAGGTTGAAGCATGGAGTTTCTAAAGCTGTTGCACTAGCTTGTGAATGTCCAAGGAGAATAGTGCAAAGGGTATGGCAGCAGGCTAAAAATGGTGGAGGCATTACAGGGGTAAAAAACAATCGGAAGCTCAAATCAGGAAGGAAAAAGATAAATTTAAACATAGATGCATTGGAGGCCATCCCACCTGGAGAGAGAACAACATTAGAACAAGTTGCTGGACATCTAAACTTGTCAACTACCACTGTTTGGAGGAG GTTGAAGATGAAGGAAATTTGA
- the LOC123124646 gene encoding putative cyclin-dependent kinase F-2, whose amino-acid sequence MTASPERAVVPLRATLSGSPPFEEGAPPLTTTARALHVDNPVVESPVHHHLASIARASKGGYSVGNSEVLDNTLPYAASRMTMAVADERRATAGKKPTIASRVASICAMIDEHVATETPMSASRVAAVYSMIADVANAAAEARKIGSRRRKPCQGITRRYEYEELRSLGDGSTADVTKARHHATGHTVALKTIREDCCSGADYILREACFMAACHGHPALLRLHGLARDPDTGVYSLVMECLGPSLHHVLRDRMARTGRPFPEANVRLIMRQLLSGAEELHKNLIIHRDIKLKNILVAVDGAVKIGDYGSALSIAGQNADDDYWAAGTRKYCAPEMLLEKPGYDTLVDTWSLGCVMAELLTGEALFKGRCDSDQLQMIYDVFGVPGKREWKPYESSFVADKVPVWRREQAQQRRRGQWNGNRLRELFPEELLSKEGFQVLKGLLACNPSKRLAAAAALKLPWFAHNDDAPVGL is encoded by the exons ATGACTGCGTCACCTGAGAGGGCCGTCGTGCCTCTCAGGGCCACACTATCCGGATCCCCACCGTTCGAGGAAGGAGCCCCGCCACTGACGACCACCGCCCGGGCTTTGCACG TCGATAATCCTGTGGTCGAATCCCCCGTTCATCATCACCTCGCTAGCATTGCTCGCGCGTCCAAGGGCGGCTACTCGGTTGGGAACTCGGAAGTTCTGGACAACACCTTGCCCTACGCCGCCTCGCGTATGACCATGGCTGTCGCCGACGAGCGGCGCGCAACCGCGGGAAAGAAACCCACCATCGCGTCCCGGGTCGCCTCCATCTGCGCCATGATCGACGAGCACGTCGCCACCGAGACGCCCATGAGCGCCAGCCGAGTTGCCGCCGTTTACTCCATGATCGCCGACGTCGCCAACGCTGCCGCGGAGGCGAGGAAGATCGGCAGCAGGAGGAGGAAGCCCTGCCAGGGCATCACCCGCCGCTACGAGTACGAGGAGTTGCGCAGTCTCGGAGATGGCTCGACCGCCGACGTCACCAAGGCGCGCCACCACGCGACCGGCCACACCGTCGCCCTGAAGACTATCCGCGAAGACTGCTGCAGCGGCGCCGACTATATCCTGCGGGAGGCCTGTTTCATGGCCGCGTGTCACGGCCACCCCGCCCTCCTTCGTCTCCATGGACTCGCGCGCGATCCGGACACCGGGGTCTACTCCCTCGTCATGGAGTGCCTCGGGCCGTCCCTGCACCACGTCCTCCGCGATCGCATGGCCCGCACCGGCCGGCCGTTCCCGGAGGCCAACGTGCGCCTCATAATGAGGCAGCTGCTGTCCGGCGCGGAGGAGCTGCACAAGAACCTCATCATCCACCGCGACATCAAGCTCAAGAACATCCTCGTGGCCGTCGACGGCGCCGTGAAGATCGGCGACTACGGCTCGGCACTGTCAATCGCGGGGCAGAACGCCGACGACGATTACTGGGCCGCCGGAACGAGGAAGTACTGCGCGCCGGAGATGCTGCTGGAGAAACCGGGCTACGACACGCTCGTCGACACGTGGTCCCTCGGCTGCGTGATGGCGGAGCTCCTCACCGGGGAGGCGCTGTTCAAAGGGCGCTGCGACTCCGACCAGCTGCAGATGATCTACGACGTGTTTGGCGTGCCGGGGAAGAGGGAGTGGAAGCCATACGAGTCGTCGTTCGTGGCTGACAAGGTGCCGGTGTGGCGGCGAGAGCAGGCGCAGCAGCGCCGGCGAGGACAGTGGAACGGCAACCGGCTGCGCGAGCTGTTCCCGGAGGAGCTTCTGTCCAAGGAAGGGTTCCAGGTTCTCAAGGGGCTTCTGGCGTGCAATCCCAGCAAGCGGTTGGCGGCCGCCGCCGCGCTCAAACTTCCGTGGTTCGCTCACAATGACGATGCTCCGGTGGGATTATAG